A genomic window from Arthrobacter globiformis includes:
- a CDS encoding DUF3375 domain-containing protein: MTHQTPRDAMDYYAINALRENHAGWSLLRAQNAPLAISFFMAAFTGPNQRNLGRQQLIDSLDDVLFGLRDAYGEDKFPRQASEYLDDWAAPERAWLRKYYIQGQDEPRYDLTAAAEDVVRWVESLRGRDFVATQSRLTSIFAVLERLVQQSETDPDVRLKELQNQRDAIDAEMQRIRDGNIRVMTAPEALDHFQQLTALAKDLLSDFREVEQNFRKLDRQVREQIATWDGTQGELLESIFANQQDISSSLQGRTFQGCWDYLMSPESRRKLQELLQRATQIEALAKMDNLHAVTNLHQDWLPAVEQTQGTVRQLSQQMRRLLDDKVFLENKRIMQLIRSVESGALAAREQPPPGDFMTIAAPSVDIILPFERPLYEPSRRVMVDDVVETADDADVDAGALFSQFHVDKERLKSNIDAVLAEAEQATLAEITAAHPIEQGLAEIVAYYQLATESDWASINPEAEQQISWQLEDGSIREATLEQIIFGRPA, from the coding sequence GTGACGCATCAAACACCACGGGACGCGATGGACTACTACGCAATCAACGCCCTGCGTGAGAACCATGCAGGCTGGTCGTTGCTGCGTGCCCAGAACGCCCCGCTCGCCATCTCGTTTTTCATGGCGGCCTTCACCGGGCCGAACCAGCGGAACCTCGGCAGGCAGCAGCTCATCGACAGCCTGGACGACGTTCTTTTCGGCCTCCGCGATGCCTACGGCGAGGACAAGTTCCCGCGCCAGGCGTCGGAATACCTCGACGACTGGGCCGCCCCCGAAAGGGCCTGGCTGCGGAAGTACTACATCCAGGGCCAGGACGAGCCGCGCTACGATCTCACCGCCGCCGCGGAGGATGTGGTCCGCTGGGTGGAAAGCCTGCGCGGCCGCGACTTCGTGGCCACCCAGTCGCGGCTCACCAGCATCTTCGCCGTCCTCGAGCGGCTGGTCCAGCAGTCCGAGACGGACCCTGATGTACGCCTCAAAGAACTCCAAAACCAGCGAGACGCCATCGACGCCGAGATGCAGCGCATCCGCGATGGGAACATCCGGGTCATGACGGCCCCGGAGGCACTCGACCATTTCCAACAGCTAACCGCCCTGGCCAAGGACCTCCTCTCGGACTTCCGCGAGGTCGAGCAGAACTTCCGGAAGCTGGACCGCCAGGTCCGCGAGCAGATCGCCACCTGGGACGGCACCCAAGGCGAGCTACTGGAGTCGATCTTCGCCAACCAGCAGGACATCAGCAGCTCCCTGCAGGGCCGGACCTTCCAGGGTTGCTGGGACTACCTCATGTCGCCGGAGTCCCGGAGAAAACTGCAGGAGCTCCTCCAGCGGGCCACACAGATCGAAGCCCTTGCCAAGATGGATAACCTGCACGCCGTCACCAACCTGCACCAGGACTGGCTGCCCGCTGTCGAACAGACCCAGGGCACCGTCCGCCAGCTGTCCCAGCAGATGCGCCGGCTGCTCGATGACAAGGTGTTCCTGGAGAACAAGCGCATCATGCAGCTCATCCGGAGCGTCGAGTCCGGTGCCCTTGCCGCCCGGGAGCAGCCGCCGCCAGGGGACTTTATGACGATCGCCGCGCCGTCAGTGGACATCATCCTGCCGTTCGAACGCCCGCTCTACGAGCCGAGCCGGCGGGTCATGGTGGACGACGTCGTCGAAACCGCCGATGACGCGGACGTGGACGCCGGCGCCCTGTTCAGCCAGTTCCACGTGGACAAGGAGCGCCTGAAGTCGAATATCGATGCCGTGCTGGCCGAGGCGGAACAGGCCACCCTCGCGGAGATCACCGCGGCCCACCCCATCGAACAGGGGCTCGCGGAGATCGTGGCTTACTACCAGCTGGCCACGGAGTCGGACTGGGCCAGTATCAACCCGGAGGCCGAGCAGCAGATTTCCTGGCAGCTGGAGGACGGCAGCATCCGCGAAGCCACCCTCGAACAGATCATCTTCGGAAGGCCCGCATGA
- a CDS encoding GntR family transcriptional regulator, producing MHEEAVRFLSQPVEAHPGSPLRVAVYSRIAEAIRNNLLQPGSMLPTETELGADMKVSRTVVREALMLLEEDGLIRARRGVGRFVSDTLPRIGIERIRPFEEVLGGPGHQVEIKRIQVEKQPASEFVAPGVGVDPGSDVWLWESVLIRDGEPIAHLQENISAQPVSFAGGAAAPLDVKDDGGTTLLSALNKAAGRGLGPGECQISLSQVGPSRAKLLDLRPSDPVLVLTQYVRHANRPLYLAKCLIADRAGHLSVMQSLQS from the coding sequence GTGCACGAGGAAGCCGTCCGGTTCCTGTCCCAGCCGGTGGAGGCCCACCCCGGCTCACCGCTCCGGGTTGCCGTGTACTCCCGGATCGCCGAAGCCATCCGCAACAACCTGCTGCAACCCGGCTCCATGCTCCCCACCGAGACCGAACTCGGCGCCGACATGAAGGTCAGCCGCACCGTGGTCCGCGAGGCCCTGATGCTGCTCGAGGAGGACGGCCTCATCCGGGCCCGCCGGGGCGTCGGCCGGTTCGTTTCCGACACCCTCCCCCGCATCGGCATCGAACGCATCCGGCCCTTCGAGGAAGTACTCGGCGGCCCCGGCCACCAGGTCGAGATCAAGCGCATCCAGGTCGAGAAACAGCCGGCCTCCGAATTCGTCGCCCCCGGCGTCGGCGTCGACCCCGGCAGCGACGTCTGGCTCTGGGAGTCTGTCCTGATCCGCGACGGCGAGCCCATTGCGCACCTGCAGGAGAACATTTCCGCCCAGCCTGTCAGTTTTGCCGGCGGCGCCGCCGCGCCCTTGGATGTCAAGGACGACGGCGGCACCACCCTGCTCTCGGCCCTCAACAAGGCGGCTGGCCGGGGACTCGGTCCGGGCGAGTGCCAGATCAGCCTCAGCCAGGTCGGCCCGAGCCGCGCCAAGCTGCTGGACCTACGCCCTTCGGACCCGGTCCTCGTGCTGACGCAGTACGTCCGGCACGCGAACCGGCCGTTGTACCTGGCCAAGTGCCTCATCGCCGACCGCGCCGGTCACCTCTCCGTGATGCAGTCGCTCCAGTCCTAA
- a CDS encoding DUF4194 domain-containing protein, whose amino-acid sequence MNPAADSASTAETETRTPEELPSVVTRLFKGVLYAEGDEKLWQSLLGLTSQVRDYVSVLGLDLILDESEGYAFLKSRENPDSTLPRLIARRTLTFNVSLLLVLLRRRIMEFDINSSEVRLIMTEQEIVDMVALFRPESSNEARTLDRLRADIKKVVELGFLRKLKGQADTYEVARILKAFVDAQWLEEFDSRLADYRATLAGPLGAGASEEDSK is encoded by the coding sequence ATGAACCCGGCAGCAGATTCCGCAAGCACCGCGGAAACGGAAACCCGGACGCCCGAGGAACTTCCCAGCGTCGTCACCCGGCTCTTCAAAGGCGTGCTGTACGCCGAAGGGGACGAGAAGCTCTGGCAGTCGCTGCTGGGCCTGACCTCCCAGGTCCGCGACTACGTGTCCGTGCTGGGGCTGGACCTGATCCTGGACGAGTCCGAGGGCTACGCATTCCTGAAGTCGCGAGAGAATCCCGACAGTACGCTTCCCCGGCTCATCGCGCGCCGCACCCTCACCTTCAACGTCAGCCTCCTGCTGGTGCTCCTCCGCCGCCGCATAATGGAGTTCGATATCAACAGCAGCGAGGTCAGGCTCATCATGACTGAGCAGGAGATCGTGGACATGGTTGCGCTGTTCCGGCCGGAATCCAGCAACGAGGCCCGGACTCTGGACCGGCTCCGGGCCGACATCAAGAAAGTCGTAGAGCTCGGTTTTCTTCGGAAGCTCAAGGGTCAGGCGGACACGTACGAGGTGGCCCGCATTCTCAAAGCATTCGTGGACGCCCAATGGCTGGAGGAGTTCGACTCGCGGCTGGCGGACTACCGTGCGACGCTCGCCGGACCGCTGGGCGCAGGCGCCTCTGAGGAGGATAGCAAGTGA
- a CDS encoding Wadjet anti-phage system protein JetD domain-containing protein, with translation MPVDSWTTVSGLRAQSLKAWNSGALLRELLEPSGAYPRRRTLKRPTAGELLSDYGAARSWAAELFAAAGQFNLETTEVGRNTIGSNRIPAAAVFATVKDEIGFVGKTREATRFRELAASLRGLDPLLHAWAARRPLRVLALGPDVLAAARVALWLRDNPEPGIYVRQLGLPGVHTKFIEGHRQDINQLLAALTPCPDSGRTEVDAERAVEEVEPDVTGADATLENGVGRTAAARFARRHGFLHPPELVRFRILDPAIPALGGARDITVTAEAFSTLQLPVHKVIATENQVNFLALPERPGTLALYGAGYGFSSLRDAAWLRNCKILYWGDIDTHGFHILDQLRAVHPLVESVLMDEETLLAHRDAWGQEPSPSRAALTRLTPEESELYVSLGNAAYGSGVRLEQELINWDWALERLGSPAS, from the coding sequence GTGCCGGTTGATTCCTGGACCACAGTTTCGGGGCTGCGCGCCCAGTCGCTGAAGGCTTGGAACAGCGGTGCTTTGCTGCGGGAGCTCCTGGAACCGTCCGGCGCGTATCCGCGCCGTCGTACATTGAAGCGTCCGACGGCGGGCGAACTGTTGAGTGATTACGGTGCTGCCCGCAGTTGGGCCGCTGAGCTCTTTGCTGCGGCCGGTCAATTCAACTTGGAAACGACAGAGGTGGGACGCAACACCATCGGCTCCAACCGGATTCCGGCGGCTGCAGTGTTCGCGACCGTGAAGGACGAGATCGGGTTTGTCGGCAAAACCCGGGAGGCGACGCGGTTCCGGGAGCTGGCAGCGAGTCTTCGTGGGCTGGATCCGCTGCTGCACGCTTGGGCGGCGCGGCGGCCGCTGAGAGTTTTGGCGCTGGGACCCGACGTCCTGGCCGCGGCGCGGGTAGCGCTGTGGCTTAGAGATAATCCCGAGCCGGGCATCTATGTTAGGCAGCTCGGACTGCCCGGGGTCCACACGAAATTCATCGAGGGTCACCGGCAGGATATAAATCAGCTGCTGGCTGCGCTCACCCCCTGCCCAGATAGCGGCAGGACGGAGGTCGACGCCGAACGTGCCGTAGAAGAGGTCGAACCGGATGTGACTGGCGCCGACGCAACATTGGAAAACGGTGTCGGTCGTACTGCGGCGGCACGCTTTGCCCGTCGCCATGGGTTCCTGCATCCGCCCGAGCTCGTCCGGTTCCGCATCCTCGACCCCGCGATTCCTGCCCTTGGCGGCGCCCGGGACATCACCGTGACCGCAGAGGCGTTCAGCACGCTGCAGCTGCCCGTACACAAGGTGATTGCGACCGAGAACCAGGTCAATTTCCTTGCACTGCCGGAGCGTCCCGGAACGCTTGCCCTGTATGGCGCCGGGTATGGTTTCTCGTCGCTGCGGGATGCGGCGTGGCTTCGTAACTGCAAAATCCTGTATTGGGGCGACATCGATACGCATGGCTTCCACATCCTTGACCAGCTCCGCGCGGTACACCCTTTGGTGGAGAGCGTGCTGATGGACGAAGAGACCCTGCTCGCGCACAGGGATGCGTGGGGCCAGGAGCCGTCACCGTCGAGGGCTGCCCTGACAAGGCTCACACCGGAGGAGTCGGAACTCTACGTATCTTTGGGCAACGCCGCCTACGGTTCAGGGGTCCGCCTCGAACAGGAGCTAATCAACTGGGACTGGGCGCTCGAACGGCTCGGCTCCCCCGCCAGTTGA
- a CDS encoding HNH endonuclease, which yields MLELKRIYWTRVALRMAYLAAIVWLIAAVILSFQPNTTHVTLGKTGSSVASIMREMFDGVLAAITAPGLVIVALIITVLIIRSRDVRRRDPVRRFTRQQRREGMARAGGQCEMEAGFRRRCSRPAEHGDHFYPWSKGGSTSLQNFVAACSRCNRAKGAQIPSPAQQERLEGRRRSYVTLDGAVAVGERQPLP from the coding sequence ATGTTGGAACTGAAGCGCATCTACTGGACACGGGTGGCCCTTCGGATGGCATACCTCGCGGCCATTGTTTGGCTCATCGCCGCGGTCATCCTTTCCTTCCAGCCGAACACAACCCACGTAACGCTCGGCAAGACCGGCTCCTCGGTCGCCAGCATCATGCGCGAGATGTTCGACGGCGTCCTGGCGGCGATCACAGCCCCGGGGCTCGTCATTGTTGCCCTGATCATCACAGTGCTCATCATCCGCTCCCGCGACGTGCGCCGCCGCGATCCCGTTCGCCGCTTCACGCGCCAGCAGCGCCGCGAAGGGATGGCCCGGGCCGGCGGCCAGTGCGAGATGGAGGCCGGCTTCCGCCGTCGGTGTTCACGTCCGGCAGAGCATGGCGACCACTTCTATCCGTGGTCCAAGGGCGGATCCACCAGCCTGCAGAACTTCGTCGCGGCGTGCAGCAGATGCAACCGCGCGAAAGGGGCGCAGATTCCGTCGCCCGCGCAGCAGGAAAGGCTGGAAGGACGACGGCGGTCGTACGTCACGCTCGACGGCGCGGTTGCAGTCGGCGAGCGCCAGCCCCTCCCGTAG
- a CDS encoding carboxymuconolactone decarboxylase family protein encodes MTSTTTAARTNIGSRHQELYGILIRLAGMSDQAALAENLHPLLIELVKIRVSQINGCAYCLRMHTADAIAKGESPERLSVLPAWRETGYFNEQERSALALAEYVTRINDSHSNVGEYESAAQHLTPGQLSALTWVTMSINTFNRVAISSSYKVAPGK; translated from the coding sequence ATGACCAGCACAACAACTGCGGCGCGCACCAATATCGGCAGCAGGCATCAGGAGCTGTACGGAATACTCATCAGGCTGGCTGGGATGTCAGACCAGGCGGCACTCGCCGAGAACCTCCATCCTCTTCTCATTGAACTGGTAAAGATACGGGTGTCCCAGATCAATGGGTGTGCATACTGCCTTCGGATGCACACAGCTGACGCCATTGCCAAGGGAGAGAGTCCGGAACGGCTCAGTGTGTTACCGGCCTGGAGGGAGACGGGATACTTTAATGAGCAGGAGCGGTCGGCCCTGGCCTTGGCCGAGTACGTCACCAGGATCAATGACTCTCACTCCAACGTGGGCGAGTATGAGTCCGCCGCGCAGCACCTGACTCCGGGGCAGTTGTCGGCCCTCACCTGGGTGACCATGTCGATCAACACTTTTAACCGCGTCGCCATCAGCAGCTCCTACAAGGTAGCCCCGGGCAAGTGA
- a CDS encoding HNH endonuclease, which translates to MAPKVALDDGAGRSGVHFYPWPKGESTSLQNFVAACGRCNRAKGAQIPSPVQQERLEGRRRTYVTLKDAVAVGERQPLP; encoded by the coding sequence GTGGCGCCGAAAGTTGCTCTGGACGATGGCGCCGGCCGTTCCGGCGTCCACTTCTATCCGTGGCCCAAGGGCGAATCCACCAGCCTGCAGAACTTCGTCGCGGCGTGCGGCAGGTGCAACCGCGCGAAAGGCGCGCAGATCCCCTCGCCTGTGCAGCAGGAAAGGCTGGAAGGACGACGGCGGACGTACGTCACGCTCAAGGATGCGGTTGCGGTCGGCGAGCGCCAGCCCCTCCCGTAG
- a CDS encoding DoxX family protein: MTSFDIALLVLRLGIGITMAVHGYAKLFLGGRISGTSKWFTSLGMRPAAFHAWLAAGTEIAAGLALAAGLLTSLASAAFVALMLVAAWTVHRKKGFLITSGGWEYTFMLAVAAISIAITGPGHLSLDWLIFGSPLLEGLPGLLISVGVGGVAGVGLLAACYRPPKDIPA; this comes from the coding sequence TTGACCAGTTTCGACATAGCGCTCTTAGTGCTCAGGCTCGGCATCGGCATCACCATGGCAGTTCACGGATACGCCAAACTCTTCCTGGGCGGGAGAATATCCGGCACAAGCAAATGGTTCACAAGCCTTGGCATGCGCCCGGCTGCCTTCCATGCCTGGTTGGCAGCCGGCACTGAAATTGCCGCAGGTCTTGCCCTTGCCGCCGGCCTCCTGACCTCTCTCGCCTCAGCTGCATTTGTGGCACTCATGCTGGTAGCAGCGTGGACCGTCCATCGTAAAAAGGGCTTCCTCATAACCTCCGGAGGGTGGGAGTACACCTTTATGCTTGCCGTCGCGGCGATTTCCATAGCAATCACGGGGCCAGGACATCTGAGTCTGGACTGGCTGATATTCGGTTCGCCCTTGCTCGAAGGACTGCCGGGGCTTCTCATCTCCGTAGGAGTTGGCGGGGTTGCCGGAGTGGGACTCCTTGCAGCCTGCTATCGGCCGCCGAAGGACATCCCCGCCTGA
- a CDS encoding S8 family serine peptidase — protein MKNVVIASLASAAVGFGALTVTVPSNAATEPQQISGQIIVKFRDSGAALGLLRQNGLSDGVGIGSTGAHLIKVPAGKESQLVESLSRNPAVEYAEPDQLVTAAVDGPDPDYFPRQYALHNEGQSFTNTNDTVTVARGKADADVDAVEAWEVTTGEGIKVAVLDTGVATDNDDIAANVALHANFSTAATGEDNYGHGTHVAGIIAATRDAEGVSGVCPDCSILDGKVLNDSGSGSTSSIVNGINWAVENGANVINMSLGQRVSSRALEAAVNNAWNKGVVIVAAAGNAGTQAPIYPGAYPNVIAVAATDNNDAKASFSTYGKWVDVAAPGVNVYSTFPKHPFEIGRQNGREMGYDIASGTSMASPVVAGVAALVWSTPAGTENKTVRAKVQSTADSAVSGTGSYWVHGRVNACKAVAGDCDQP, from the coding sequence TGTCCCGAGCAACGCGGCAACGGAGCCGCAGCAGATCTCTGGTCAGATCATCGTCAAGTTCCGCGACAGCGGCGCAGCGCTTGGCCTGCTGCGCCAGAATGGTCTCAGCGACGGCGTTGGCATCGGCAGCACTGGCGCCCACCTCATCAAGGTGCCGGCCGGCAAGGAATCTCAGCTCGTCGAATCCCTGAGCCGGAACCCGGCCGTTGAATACGCCGAGCCGGACCAGCTGGTAACCGCCGCCGTCGACGGACCCGACCCGGACTACTTCCCCCGCCAGTACGCTCTGCACAACGAGGGTCAGTCATTCACTAACACCAACGACACGGTTACTGTGGCCAGGGGCAAGGCCGACGCCGATGTGGACGCCGTCGAAGCATGGGAGGTCACTACCGGCGAGGGCATCAAGGTTGCCGTGCTCGACACCGGTGTCGCCACGGACAACGACGACATTGCAGCGAATGTCGCTCTGCACGCCAACTTCAGCACCGCGGCAACAGGCGAAGACAACTACGGCCACGGCACCCACGTGGCCGGCATTATTGCCGCCACCAGGGACGCGGAGGGTGTGTCCGGTGTATGCCCGGATTGCTCCATTCTGGACGGCAAAGTCCTGAACGACAGCGGTTCCGGCTCCACATCATCGATTGTCAATGGCATCAACTGGGCCGTTGAAAACGGTGCCAATGTGATCAACATGAGCCTCGGACAGCGCGTTTCATCGCGGGCACTCGAGGCTGCCGTCAACAATGCGTGGAACAAAGGGGTGGTGATAGTAGCCGCGGCCGGCAATGCCGGTACCCAGGCGCCGATCTACCCGGGCGCTTACCCCAACGTCATTGCCGTCGCCGCGACCGACAACAACGATGCCAAAGCCTCCTTCTCAACCTATGGCAAGTGGGTGGATGTGGCAGCGCCCGGGGTCAATGTCTACTCCACCTTCCCGAAGCACCCCTTCGAGATCGGCCGGCAGAACGGCCGCGAGATGGGCTACGACATCGCCAGTGGTACCTCAATGGCCTCACCTGTCGTTGCAGGCGTTGCCGCGCTTGTCTGGAGCACACCTGCAGGCACTGAAAACAAGACAGTCCGCGCAAAAGTCCAATCCACCGCCGACTCCGCGGTTTCCGGCACTGGCTCCTACTGGGTGCATGGCCGTGTGAACGCGTGCAAGGCTGTGGCTGGTGACTGCGACCAGCCCTGA
- a CDS encoding ATP-binding protein: protein MSTELQDTLFSLEEKTDDGGTPPGFRLHRLELLNWGTFHQGVRTFRLDGANSLLTGDIGSGKSTVVDAITTLLLPANRIEYNKAAGAQKKERSLMSYVRGFHKSTRSIGGEYSKPVALRSTGSLTVVLGVFRNAVLGKSVTLAITLWATQEAGTPSRFYSLAEADQSIAADFSNFGQDPAKLKKKLRAAGASVHDTFDPYAAAFKRQFGISGNQAMELFHRTVSMKQVENITSFVRTNMLEEDNVAERIGNLIHHFDDLKKAHDAVLRAKDQIALLTPIREGAAQHAELSHEDELARQQRDQLHPWFTDRKLQLSLEHQAELERTGERLQEDSTKLRNEITGKKHELQAVQEDIRTNGGGRLAAIDADIARLSVESMTQRQRFDTYGAAAKDLGLRPPEDRVLFDANRARLGDVEKQLGEQSGELQDDRTKLTITRTELNARLAELGAELRSLQSRPNLLPLPQLELRRRLCDGTGIPEAALPYAGELLRVRDGEGAWEGAAERTLHGFALSLLVPAEHYAAVSSWVDANNLRGRLVYLRIGESPAARAAEPGTLAAKIAIKPGTPFRNFLLDELATRFDHVCCDTLEDFRRYPKALTVNGQLKGGRGRHEKDDRRELTDRRNFVLGWDNHDKISRFLVEQDEVRGQLGVTQAQLKKVDAALDALRTQNQQLGAVRSVADFGEISWQLTARRIEELKAEKLELETASDVLKQLTAKESAVAAELERLEERAGKLRERLGANEKDARDIAEAIEECRGILAETPLTNDGGVLAAVEHLTKAALGDKTLTYKNTGTAESTVRAGLTDTIDALSKRIARAAEGTVRLMADFRNKYPNETTDIDAALEAVPDYNRLLEQLVSNDLPRFEAHFKESLNQNTIHEVVAFNAFLDGRRQDIVNRIGEINQSLAGIEYNPGRHIQLEHQNTSDQDVREFGVDLRACSEGTIGDEDQYSEQKYLQVERLIERFRGREGLTTLDERWTDKVTDVRNWFTFSASEKWTETGEEFEHFTDSGGKSGGQKEKLAYTILAAALSFQFGLGSGAGSASAEAGKKSGRSFRFVVIDEAFGRGSDESARYGLQLFQRMRLQLLIVTPLQKIHVIEPFVSHVGFVANTNGDDSQLRNMTIQEYRDERDRRAG, encoded by the coding sequence GTGAGCACTGAACTGCAGGACACCCTGTTCAGCCTGGAAGAAAAGACGGACGACGGCGGCACTCCCCCGGGCTTCCGGCTGCACCGTCTGGAGCTGCTCAACTGGGGCACGTTCCACCAGGGCGTGCGGACGTTCCGGCTGGACGGTGCCAACAGTCTGCTGACCGGCGACATCGGATCGGGGAAGTCGACAGTGGTGGACGCCATCACCACGCTGCTGCTGCCGGCCAACCGGATCGAGTACAACAAGGCGGCGGGCGCGCAGAAGAAGGAACGCTCGCTGATGTCGTATGTCCGCGGCTTCCACAAGAGCACGCGGAGCATCGGCGGCGAGTACTCCAAGCCCGTGGCGCTGCGGAGCACCGGCTCCCTGACCGTGGTGCTTGGAGTCTTCCGGAATGCCGTACTGGGCAAGTCGGTCACCCTGGCCATCACGCTCTGGGCCACCCAGGAGGCAGGCACGCCCAGCCGCTTTTACTCGCTTGCCGAGGCGGACCAGTCGATTGCGGCCGACTTCTCCAACTTCGGCCAGGACCCGGCCAAGCTGAAGAAGAAGCTCCGTGCCGCCGGCGCCTCCGTGCACGACACCTTCGACCCCTACGCCGCGGCCTTCAAGCGCCAGTTCGGCATCAGCGGCAACCAGGCCATGGAGCTGTTCCACCGCACGGTGTCCATGAAGCAGGTGGAGAACATCACCTCGTTCGTCCGGACCAACATGCTGGAGGAGGACAACGTTGCCGAGCGCATCGGCAACCTCATCCACCACTTCGACGACCTGAAGAAGGCCCACGACGCCGTGCTGCGGGCCAAGGACCAGATCGCCCTACTGACGCCGATCAGGGAGGGCGCCGCCCAGCACGCCGAGCTGAGCCACGAGGATGAGCTGGCGCGCCAGCAACGGGATCAGCTTCATCCCTGGTTCACGGACCGGAAGCTGCAGCTCAGCCTGGAGCACCAGGCGGAGCTGGAACGCACCGGCGAGCGGCTGCAGGAGGACAGCACCAAGCTGCGCAATGAGATCACCGGCAAGAAGCACGAGCTGCAGGCCGTCCAGGAGGACATCCGCACCAACGGCGGCGGCCGGCTGGCAGCCATCGACGCCGACATTGCGCGGCTCTCCGTGGAATCGATGACCCAGCGGCAGCGCTTCGACACCTACGGCGCGGCCGCGAAAGACCTGGGACTGCGGCCGCCCGAGGACCGGGTGCTCTTCGACGCCAACCGTGCCCGGCTCGGCGATGTGGAGAAACAGCTCGGCGAACAGTCCGGTGAGCTGCAGGACGACCGGACAAAGCTCACCATCACCCGCACCGAGCTCAACGCACGGTTGGCCGAACTCGGCGCGGAACTGCGCAGCCTGCAGTCCCGCCCCAACCTGCTGCCGCTCCCCCAGCTGGAACTCCGCCGTCGGCTGTGCGACGGAACGGGCATCCCGGAAGCGGCGCTGCCGTACGCCGGCGAACTGCTCCGCGTCCGTGACGGCGAGGGCGCCTGGGAGGGCGCGGCCGAGCGCACGCTGCACGGCTTCGCGCTGTCCCTGCTGGTGCCGGCCGAACACTATGCGGCCGTGAGCAGCTGGGTGGATGCCAACAACCTGCGAGGCCGGCTGGTCTACCTGCGGATCGGCGAATCTCCGGCGGCCCGGGCCGCCGAGCCGGGAACGCTGGCCGCGAAGATCGCCATCAAGCCGGGCACCCCGTTCCGCAACTTCCTGCTGGATGAGCTCGCCACCCGGTTCGACCATGTCTGCTGCGACACCCTCGAGGACTTCCGCCGCTATCCCAAGGCGCTGACGGTCAACGGGCAGCTCAAGGGCGGCCGCGGCAGGCACGAAAAGGACGACCGGCGGGAACTCACGGACCGGCGCAACTTTGTGCTCGGCTGGGACAACCACGACAAGATCAGCCGCTTCCTCGTCGAGCAGGACGAGGTCAGGGGCCAGCTCGGGGTCACGCAGGCGCAGCTGAAGAAGGTCGACGCGGCCCTGGATGCCCTGCGAACGCAGAACCAGCAGCTCGGCGCCGTGCGCTCGGTGGCGGACTTCGGCGAGATCAGCTGGCAGCTCACCGCCCGGCGGATCGAGGAACTGAAGGCGGAGAAGCTCGAGCTGGAGACCGCCAGCGACGTGCTGAAGCAGCTGACGGCCAAGGAGTCCGCAGTGGCCGCCGAGCTGGAGCGGCTGGAAGAACGCGCCGGCAAGCTGCGCGAGCGTCTCGGCGCGAACGAGAAGGACGCGAGGGACATCGCGGAAGCGATTGAGGAATGCCGCGGCATTCTCGCGGAAACCCCGCTGACGAACGACGGCGGGGTGCTGGCCGCCGTCGAACATCTCACCAAAGCGGCGCTTGGGGACAAAACGCTGACGTACAAGAACACCGGCACGGCGGAGAGCACCGTCCGCGCCGGGCTGACGGACACCATCGACGCGCTGTCCAAGCGGATCGCCCGGGCGGCGGAAGGCACCGTCCGGCTGATGGCGGATTTCCGCAACAAGTACCCGAACGAGACCACGGACATCGATGCCGCCCTTGAGGCCGTGCCGGACTATAACCGGCTGCTGGAGCAGCTGGTCAGCAACGACCTTCCGCGGTTCGAGGCGCACTTCAAGGAATCCCTCAACCAGAACACCATCCACGAGGTGGTGGCGTTCAACGCGTTCCTGGACGGCCGGCGGCAGGACATTGTGAACCGGATCGGCGAGATCAACCAGTCGTTGGCCGGGATTGAGTACAACCCGGGCCGGCACATCCAGCTGGAGCACCAGAATACGTCGGACCAGGACGTGCGCGAGTTCGGCGTGGATCTGCGGGCATGCTCGGAGGGGACCATCGGCGACGAGGACCAGTACTCGGAGCAGAAGTACCTGCAGGTGGAGCGCCTGATCGAGCGCTTCCGGGGACGCGAGGGACTGACCACGCTGGATGAACGGTGGACGGACAAGGTCACGGATGTGCGGAACTGGTTCACGTTCTCGGCGTCGGAAAAGTGGACCGAGACCGGCGAGGAGTTCGAGCACTTCACGGATTCGGGCGGCAAGTCGGGCGGCCAGAAGGAGAAGCTTGCGTACACGATCCTCGCGGCGGCACTTTCGTTCCAGTTCGGGCTGGGGTCCGGGGCTGGTTCAGCGAGCGCGGAAGCCGGGAAGAAGTCCGGCCGAAGCTTCCGGTTCGTGGTGATCGACGAGGCATTCGGCCGAGGTTCCGACGAGTCCGCACGGTACGGGTTGCAGCTGTTCCAGCGGATGAGACTTCAGCTGCTGATCGTCACGCCACTGCAGAAAATTCATGTGATCGAACCCTTCGTCTCGCACGTGGGATTCGTGGCGAACACCAACGGCGACGACTCGCAGCTGCGCAACATGACCATCCAGGAATACCGGGACGAACGGGACCGGCGTGCCGGTTGA